A region from the Pseudopipra pipra isolate bDixPip1 chromosome 8, bDixPip1.hap1, whole genome shotgun sequence genome encodes:
- the LOC135417899 gene encoding pulmonary surfactant-associated protein A-like: protein MMLSPQLFHKILGVAFFLLPVCAQGTPAGFFSYIFKYLTGGETNEGPISIPVADGEMGDINHQLERRISRLEGVLRLEKMITESGGKIFATSGERADFNTTLQKCKEAGGSIAAPRNPGENDAIQYFVKTFNTYAYLGVKESLIPGKFQFLDGTKLSYTNWHLNEPSGKGEEGCVEMYTDGTWNDKRCNQNRLIVCQF from the exons ATGATGCTGTCTCCACAGCTGTTCCACAAAATCTTAGGAGTAGCTTTTTTCCTGCTCCCAGTATGTGCCCAAGGTACACctgcaggatttttttcatatattttcaagtatttgACTGGAGGTGAAACAAATGAAGGACCAA TTTCCATACCGGTGGCTGATGGTGAAATGGGAGACATTAATCATCAATTGGAACGTCGGATTTCCAGACTGGAAGGAG TCCTCCGCTTGGAAAAGATGATAACGGAATctggaggaaaaatatttgctacCAGTGGGGAAAGGGCTGATTTCAATACTACGCTGCAAAAATGCAAAGAAGCTGGAGGGTCTATTGCTGCTCCGAGGAACCCGGGCGAGAATGATGCCATTCAGTACTTTGTGAAAACTTTTAATACCTACGCCTACCTAGGGGTAAAGGAATCTCTTATTCCAGGCAAATTCCAGTTTCTGGATGGTACAAAGCTGAGCTATACTAACTGGCATTTAAATGAACCTTCTGGCAAAGGGGAGGAGGGATGTGTGGAGATGTACACTGATGGCACTTGGAATGACAAAAGGTGCAACCAGAATCGCCTTATTGTCTGCCAGTTTTAG
- the LOC135417898 gene encoding uncharacterized protein LOC135417898: MLFCSCPLWKTLVFLSSALLLADFTEIGAFASPSECKSAAIDDVNESLEKYSKCLPEMIAKGKKASINSLVWTLQETLDLLRPVQEKFCKQLPPCPLPLAPRNGGLVCVTIDSAQYCKPMCNKGYDFQFLRSSRLYEVCGNATGFSWTTQLVGGKELAVCNPSEMAIGGAKSAYFPSNSTCLHTVAFPETQREQLNIFLKELAEQGIDSSKRDEEADCIICGY, translated from the exons atgttgttctgctcctgccctctctGGAAAACACTGGTTTTCCTAAGTTCAGCACTGCTTCTTGCAG ATTTTACTGAAATCGGAGCTTTTGCCAGTCCAAGTGAATGCAAAAGTGCAGCCATAGATGATGTGAATGAGAGTCTTGAG AAATATTCAAAATGCCTTCCTGAAATGATTGCCAAGGGTAAGAAAGCTTCAATCAATTCCCTTGTCTGGACACTGCAAGAAACACTTGATCTCCTGCGCCCTGTTCAAGAGAAAT TTTGCAAGCAGCTGCCTCCATGCCCTCTCCCACTGGCCCCAAGAAACGGTGGGCTGGTGTGTGTCACCATCGACAGCGCTCAGTACTGCAAACCCATGTGCAACAAG GGTTATGACTTTCAGTTCCTCAGAAGCAGCAGACTGTATGAAGTATGTGGCAATGCCACTGGGTTTTCCTGGACCACACAGCTTGTTGGAGGAAAGGAACTGGCTGTTTGCAACC CCTCTGAGATGGCCATCGGTGGAGCTAAATCTGCCTATTTCCCCAGCAACAGCACCTGTCTGCACACAGTAGCCTTCCCTGAAACTCAGAGAGAGCAGCTAAACATCTTCCTCAAAGAGCTTGCCGAGCAAGGCATTGACAGCTCCAAACGGGATGAGGAGGCTGATTGTATCATCTGCGGTTACTAG